In Desulfomicrobium apsheronum, a single window of DNA contains:
- a CDS encoding BMP family protein, with translation MKRTLFLAVLGLALLMGTTAMAEKIKVAGIYTQPIQQKWDATLHKALLKAEAAGEIEYVWSEKVSNTDYIRVLREYSEAGVQLIVGEAFGISRDVRKVAKDYPNVAYLMGDTFGPDGSNLSVFDNYIHEPCYLMGMIAGSMTKSDKIGMVGGYPIGEVNRLFHAFMAGAKAVNPAVQFKVSFIGSWYDPPKAKEFAYAQVESGVDVLYAERSGVVDAAREKGIVAFGNVNDMNKEENGQGVVVTSALWHMEAALNHAIERVKAGTFAAEDYREWTMMAKGGASLAPLHDFEDKVPADVKAKVAEAEAAIKAGTLVIEINDDEPKSTF, from the coding sequence GTGCTCGGCCTGGCATTGCTCATGGGCACCACGGCCATGGCCGAAAAAATCAAGGTCGCGGGCATCTACACCCAGCCCATCCAGCAGAAATGGGATGCGACCCTGCACAAGGCGCTTTTAAAGGCCGAAGCGGCCGGTGAAATCGAGTATGTCTGGAGCGAAAAAGTCTCCAACACCGACTACATCCGCGTCCTGCGCGAATACTCCGAAGCCGGAGTGCAACTCATCGTCGGCGAGGCCTTCGGCATCTCCCGCGATGTGCGTAAGGTGGCCAAGGATTACCCGAACGTAGCCTATCTCATGGGCGACACCTTCGGCCCCGACGGCTCAAACCTGTCCGTCTTCGACAACTACATCCACGAGCCCTGCTACCTCATGGGCATGATCGCGGGCTCCATGACCAAATCCGATAAAATCGGCATGGTCGGCGGCTACCCCATCGGCGAAGTGAACCGCCTCTTTCACGCCTTCATGGCCGGCGCCAAGGCCGTCAATCCGGCCGTCCAGTTCAAGGTTTCCTTCATCGGCTCCTGGTACGATCCGCCAAAGGCCAAGGAATTCGCCTACGCCCAGGTCGAATCCGGCGTGGACGTGCTCTACGCCGAACGCTCCGGCGTGGTCGACGCAGCCCGCGAAAAGGGCATCGTCGCCTTCGGCAACGTCAATGACATGAACAAGGAAGAAAACGGCCAGGGCGTGGTCGTGACCTCCGCCCTGTGGCACATGGAAGCGGCCCTGAACCACGCCATCGAGCGGGTCAAGGCCGGAACCTTCGCCGCCGAGGACTACCGGGAATGGACCATGATGGCCAAGGGCGGAGCCTCCCTGGCGCCCCTCCACGACTTCGAGGACAAGGTCCCCGCCGACGTCAAGGCCAAGGTCGCCGAGGCCGAGGCCGCCATCAAGGCCGGAACCCTGGTCATCGAAATCAACGACGACGAACCCAAATCCACCTTCTGA
- a CDS encoding ABC transporter permease, whose product MRFEPRESVSLGWQVGAPLLAVLGAMLLCSGLILWAGADPLSAWRLLIKGAMGSTFALTETLTRATPLIFTGLAAAVAFRAKLWNIGGEGQFYVGACMATWVGTGMITLPAWLMIPFLFLSGALAGGLFLLIPTWLKTHLKADEVVTTLLLNFVVLLVVNWLVFGPWKDPMAMGWPQAAPVIDQAMLPILVPKSSLHLGFILALACALAVWWMMRFTIWGFEIRAVGASLKASTFAGMPVQATIIRTALLSGGLAAMAGVSELCGVKGYLTLDLSPGFGYSGIVVAMLAALHPLGVVLSAIFIAVIYIGADSMSRAITISNYIADVTTAVSLLMVLLAMFLTRYRIRWK is encoded by the coding sequence ATGAGATTCGAACCACGCGAATCCGTGTCCCTCGGCTGGCAAGTCGGCGCGCCGCTCCTGGCCGTGCTCGGAGCCATGCTGCTCTGCTCCGGGCTCATCCTCTGGGCCGGGGCGGACCCCTTGAGCGCCTGGCGTCTCCTCATCAAGGGGGCCATGGGTTCAACCTTCGCCCTGACCGAGACCCTGACCCGCGCCACCCCGCTCATCTTCACCGGGCTGGCTGCGGCCGTGGCCTTCAGAGCCAAGCTCTGGAACATTGGCGGTGAAGGCCAGTTCTATGTCGGCGCCTGCATGGCCACATGGGTCGGCACGGGCATGATCACCCTGCCCGCATGGCTCATGATCCCCTTTCTCTTTCTGTCCGGCGCCCTGGCCGGAGGCCTGTTCCTGCTCATTCCGACCTGGCTCAAGACGCACCTCAAGGCCGACGAGGTGGTCACCACCCTGCTGCTCAATTTCGTGGTCCTGCTGGTCGTCAACTGGCTGGTATTCGGACCCTGGAAAGACCCCATGGCCATGGGCTGGCCCCAGGCCGCCCCCGTCATCGATCAGGCCATGCTACCCATCCTGGTTCCCAAATCGAGCCTGCACCTCGGGTTCATCCTGGCCCTGGCCTGCGCCCTGGCGGTCTGGTGGATGATGCGCTTCACCATCTGGGGCTTTGAAATCCGGGCCGTCGGCGCGAGCCTCAAAGCCAGCACCTTTGCGGGCATGCCGGTACAGGCCACCATCATCCGCACCGCGCTCCTGAGCGGCGGACTGGCCGCCATGGCCGGAGTCAGCGAACTGTGCGGCGTGAAGGGCTACCTGACCCTCGATCTGTCCCCGGGGTTCGGCTATTCCGGCATCGTCGTGGCCATGCTGGCCGCCCTGCATCCCCTCGGAGTGGTGCTCTCGGCCATCTTCATCGCCGTCATCTACATCGGCGCCGATTCCATGAGCCGCGCCATCACCATCTCCAACTACATCGCGGACGTGACCACGGCGGTGAGCCTGCTCATGGTGCTCCTGGCCATGTTTCTGACCCGCTACCGCATCCGCTGGAAATAA
- a CDS encoding ABC transporter permease yields the protein MDILSLFLETGFWLATVRMATPLIFGTMGELICERAGVLNLGIEGIMAAGCMSGWTWVFLGGTLWGGVLFAAMVGASLGLLHAVFTVHLGLSQHVTGLGITMLGASLSSFVFRMLLPQVTTPPKITPFAPLDIPVLSALPFIGPVLFSQTALTLLAFVLVGVVAYVLLRTPLGLALRMVGEHPLAAEAQGLSVLGLRTGAVMVGSAFMAVGGAFLTLAAFDAYYIGMVNGRGWICIALVVFSSWKPGKALLGALLFAAFDAIQMRVQQQSMTGIPYQFYLMLPYICSILALIVMSRKAAYPKALLVPFRKGER from the coding sequence ATGGACATCCTCTCCCTTTTTCTCGAAACCGGATTCTGGCTGGCCACCGTGCGCATGGCCACCCCGCTCATCTTCGGCACCATGGGCGAACTGATCTGCGAACGGGCCGGAGTCCTGAACCTCGGCATCGAGGGCATCATGGCCGCCGGATGCATGTCCGGCTGGACCTGGGTCTTCCTCGGCGGAACCCTCTGGGGCGGAGTCCTCTTCGCCGCCATGGTCGGTGCGAGCCTCGGTCTCCTGCACGCGGTCTTCACCGTGCATCTGGGCCTCTCCCAGCATGTCACGGGCCTTGGCATCACCATGCTCGGCGCGAGTTTAAGCTCCTTCGTCTTCCGCATGCTCCTGCCCCAGGTCACCACCCCGCCCAAGATCACCCCCTTCGCGCCGCTGGACATCCCAGTGCTCTCCGCCCTGCCCTTCATCGGCCCGGTCCTCTTCAGCCAGACCGCGCTGACGCTCCTGGCCTTCGTCCTGGTCGGCGTCGTCGCCTATGTGCTGCTGCGCACACCGCTCGGTCTGGCCCTGCGCATGGTCGGCGAACACCCGCTGGCCGCCGAGGCGCAAGGCCTCTCGGTCCTGGGCCTGCGCACCGGCGCCGTCATGGTCGGCTCGGCCTTCATGGCTGTTGGCGGTGCCTTCCTGACACTGGCCGCCTTCGACGCCTATTACATCGGCATGGTCAACGGACGCGGCTGGATCTGCATCGCGCTGGTCGTCTTCTCCTCCTGGAAGCCAGGCAAGGCGCTCCTCGGCGCGCTTCTCTTCGCCGCCTTCGACGCCATCCAGATGCGCGTCCAGCAGCAATCCATGACCGGCATCCCCTACCAGTTTTACCTGATGCTGCCATACATCTGCTCCATTCTCGCCCTCATCGTCATGTCCCGCAAAGCCGCCTATCCCAAGGCGCTGCTGGTTCCCTTCCGCAAGGGAGAGAGGTAG
- a CDS encoding ABC transporter ATP-binding protein produces the protein MSTTPLLKLSGITKNFGALKANDDISLTLAQGEMLALLGENGAGKTTLMSILFGHYVADAGSVEVQGKPLPPGSPRAALEAGVGMVHQHFTLAGNMTVLENIMLGTESLWGLRRGSARALAKLRSLMDRFRLHVDPHAKVRGLSVGERQRVEILKVMYRDARILILDEPTAVLTPQESDHLFATLRSLVEQGLSVIFITHKLREVMAASDRCVVLRHGRVVLETATGQTSAEELAKAMVGANIPKATRGKLTPGEEVLFLDHVRAAAPDRGPGLCELCLSVKAHEVLGIAGVSGNGQALLADLLSGLVAPSGGSVVLRGQTVSRPSPAAMIRAGVGRVPDDRTGTGLVADMTVMENLSTEIYRLPGFSRRGMLNFKALSSRAAQLMEVFDIRCAGKDAPVRKLSGGNMQKLILARVLSQGPHLILANQPTWGLDVGATAAVHQHLLDAARRGAGVVLISEDLDELFQLSDRIQVMYQGRLSAPENTATVDRARIGLMMSGQTFENRGAA, from the coding sequence ATGTCCACCACACCTTTGCTGAAACTTTCCGGCATAACCAAGAATTTCGGTGCGCTCAAAGCCAACGACGACATCTCCCTGACCCTGGCCCAAGGCGAAATGCTGGCCCTGCTCGGAGAAAACGGCGCAGGCAAGACCACCCTCATGTCCATCCTCTTCGGACACTACGTGGCCGACGCCGGCAGCGTGGAAGTGCAGGGCAAACCCCTGCCCCCTGGCTCGCCCAGGGCCGCGCTCGAAGCGGGCGTGGGCATGGTGCACCAGCACTTCACCCTGGCCGGAAACATGACAGTGCTCGAAAACATCATGCTCGGCACCGAATCCCTGTGGGGGCTCCGCCGGGGCTCGGCACGCGCCCTGGCCAAGCTGCGGTCGCTCATGGACCGCTTCAGACTGCACGTGGATCCGCACGCCAAGGTGCGCGGCCTGTCCGTGGGCGAGCGGCAACGGGTCGAAATCCTGAAGGTCATGTACCGGGACGCGCGCATCCTCATCCTCGACGAACCCACGGCCGTGCTCACTCCGCAGGAAAGCGACCATCTCTTCGCCACCCTGCGCAGCCTCGTCGAGCAAGGGCTGAGCGTCATCTTCATCACCCACAAGCTGCGCGAAGTCATGGCCGCCAGCGACCGCTGCGTGGTACTGCGCCATGGCCGCGTGGTGCTTGAGACCGCCACCGGACAGACCAGCGCCGAAGAACTGGCCAAGGCCATGGTCGGAGCCAACATCCCGAAGGCCACACGCGGCAAGCTCACGCCCGGCGAGGAGGTCCTTTTCCTGGACCACGTCCGCGCCGCCGCCCCGGACCGGGGACCGGGCCTGTGCGAACTGTGCCTTTCCGTGAAGGCCCACGAAGTCCTCGGCATCGCGGGCGTCTCCGGCAACGGTCAGGCGCTGCTGGCGGACCTCTTGTCCGGCCTTGTCGCCCCGAGCGGGGGCAGCGTGGTGCTGCGCGGACAGACCGTGAGTCGCCCAAGCCCGGCGGCCATGATCCGCGCCGGCGTCGGCCGCGTGCCCGACGACCGCACCGGAACGGGCCTGGTGGCGGACATGACGGTCATGGAGAATCTGTCCACGGAGATCTACCGCCTGCCCGGATTTTCCAGACGCGGCATGCTCAATTTCAAGGCCCTGTCGTCCCGGGCCGCGCAGCTCATGGAGGTTTTCGACATTCGCTGCGCAGGCAAGGACGCCCCGGTGCGCAAACTTTCCGGCGGAAACATGCAAAAACTCATCCTGGCCCGGGTCCTGTCGCAGGGGCCCCACCTCATCCTGGCCAACCAGCCGACCTGGGGCCTTGATGTCGGGGCCACGGCCGCCGTGCACCAGCACCTTCTGGACGCTGCCCGGCGCGGGGCCGGAGTGGTCCTCATTTCCGAGGACCTGGACGAACTCTTCCAACTCTCCGACCGCATCCAGGTCATGTACCAGGGCCGTCTTTCCGCTCCGGAAAACACGGCTACCGTGGACCGGGCCAGAATCGGGCTCATGATGAGCGGGCAAACCTTCGAAAACCGGGGCGCCGCATGA